The stretch of DNA GGCTGTGGTACCGGCCAGTCCGTGATGGGGCCGTTCTACTGCCCGGCGGACAGTACCGTCTATATCGACCTCTCTTTCTACGACGATATGCGCAATAAGCTAGGTGCAGGCGGCGACTTTGCCCAGGGCTACGTGATTGCTCACGAAGTGGGTCACCACGTGCAGAAGCTGCTGGGCATTGAGCCGAAGGTGCGCCAGCTCCAGCAGAATGCGTCTCAGGCCGAAGGCAATCGCCTGTCGGTGAAAATGGAGCTTCAGGCCGACTGCTTCGCCGGCGTCTGGGGTAACAGTATGCAGAAACAGCAGGTGCTCGACTCGGGCGATCTGAAAGAGGCGCTCAACGCTGCCGAAGCCATCGGGGACGATCGCCTGCAGCAGCAAAGCCAGGGGCGCGTGGTGCCGGACAGCTTTACCCACGGCACTTCAGAGCAGCGCTACACCTGGTTCAAGCGTGGTTTTGACGGCGGCGATCCGTCCCAGTGCAACACCTTCGGCAATGCGCTCCGTTAATCAATGACCGCAGGGACGATAGAGCAGCTGCAGCTGGCGACGACGCAAATGCAGCAAACGGGCATTCGTCGGCTGATGGTGCTGGCCGGCGAAAGTGAATGGAGCAGCCAGCAGGTTGCCACGCTGTCGGCTTCTTTACCCGGAGACTGGCTGTGGGTTGGCCCTTCGCCTGAGCTGCCTTTTCACTGTGTCCCCTCGGCGGTGCGTAGCATGCTGGGACGTGAGTTCCAGCATGCCGTATTCGATGCCAGGCTCGGGCTGGATGCCGCCGCGCTCGCGGCGCTTTCCGGCATGCTTAAAGCGGGCAGCTGGCTGCTGTTGCTGACGCCAGACTGGCCGCTTTGGCCTTCGCTTCCCGATGAAGATTCCTGCCGCTGGAGCGATACTCCCCGGGCGATCCCTGTGCCTCATTTTGTTTCCCATCTGCAGCGCTGCATGCGGCAGGACTCAGAGTCCGTGCTGTGGCAGCAGCATGAGCCGGTAGTCCTGAATCGTTTTGCTTTTCGTCCTGACTGGCAGCCCGCGAGCGGTGCGCCTGAGCAGGAGCAGGCTGCCATTCTTGCCGAGTTGGCGGATCTGCAACAGGGCGTGGCGGTGGTGACGGCGGCCAGAGGGCGGGGCAAGTCTGCTCTGGCCGGTATGTTGGTTGGCCGCAGCCCTGGCGATTCTCTGGTCACCGCTCCGGCAAAGGCCGCTACCGACGTTTTGGCTCGCTATGCGGGAGAATCTTTCCAGTTTATGGCTCCGGACGCGCTGGCTGCCGAACACGATCTGCCGGCGTATGACTGGCTGGTTGTTGATGAGGCGGCTGCGATTCCAGCTCCGCTATTACGCCAGTTGATCGAACGCTTCCCGCGCGTTTTGCTGACCACGACCGTGCAAGGGTACGAGGGAACGGGGCGCGGTTTTTTACTGAAGTTTTGCGCAACGCTGCCGTCACTCAGGCGCTTCACGCTTGATACGCCGATCCGCTGGGCGCAAAACGATCCGCTGGAACAGGTCGTTGACCGGATCATGCTGTTCGATGAGCCGGATCTTGAGCACTTCCCGCAGGGCGATCCGGTATTACAGGTCGTGGATCAGGCTGGCTGGTCGCAAAAACAGGAACGGCTGCAGCAGATGTACCGGCTGCTCTCCGGCGCACATTACCGTACCTCCCCCCTCGACTGGAGGCGCATGCTTGATGCTCCCGGCCAGCATTTCATCGCGGCCAGCGCAGGAGATCTATGCGCAGGGGCATTATGGATGGTCGAAGAGGGCGGGCTGGATGAAAACCTGAGCCGGAACGTGTGGGCCGGATTCCGTCGCCCCAAAGGCAATCTGGTGGCGCAATCGCTGGCGGCGCATGGTGGCAGCCCGCTTGCCGCTACGCTGCGTGGGCTGCGCATCAGCCGCATTGCCGTTCATCCTCAGCGCCAGCGCGAACATATTGGCGCCAGCATGATTCAGCTTGCTCTGCAGGCCGCGAAGGCCCGATATGACTATCTCTCGGTCAGCTTCGGCTACACCGATGAGCTATGGCGCTTCTGGCAGCGCTGCGGGTTTGAGCTGGTGCGTATCGGCAGCCATAAAGAAGCCAGCAGCGGCTGCTACAGCGCGATGGCGCTATTGCCGCTCACGCCGGAA from Cedecea neteri encodes:
- a CDS encoding tRNA(Met) cytidine acetyltransferase TmcA — its product is MTAGTIEQLQLATTQMQQTGIRRLMVLAGESEWSSQQVATLSASLPGDWLWVGPSPELPFHCVPSAVRSMLGREFQHAVFDARLGLDAAALAALSGMLKAGSWLLLLTPDWPLWPSLPDEDSCRWSDTPRAIPVPHFVSHLQRCMRQDSESVLWQQHEPVVLNRFAFRPDWQPASGAPEQEQAAILAELADLQQGVAVVTAARGRGKSALAGMLVGRSPGDSLVTAPAKAATDVLARYAGESFQFMAPDALAAEHDLPAYDWLVVDEAAAIPAPLLRQLIERFPRVLLTTTVQGYEGTGRGFLLKFCATLPSLRRFTLDTPIRWAQNDPLEQVVDRIMLFDEPDLEHFPQGDPVLQVVDQAGWSQKQERLQQMYRLLSGAHYRTSPLDWRRMLDAPGQHFIAASAGDLCAGALWMVEEGGLDENLSRNVWAGFRRPKGNLVAQSLAAHGGSPLAATLRGLRISRIAVHPQRQREHIGASMIQLALQAAKARYDYLSVSFGYTDELWRFWQRCGFELVRIGSHKEASSGCYSAMALLPLTPEGEALTSHERQRLQRDWPWQKIWLELSLPLTTDSPTELLAADWEELSGFAFAHRPLEACLGALNRLLLASPLPLHALRGRLERRENSEVLSQRLGLSGKKALLALMREEARSALENLDQARTEALRNGILQLQKFH
- a CDS encoding neutral zinc metallopeptidase; the protein is MRWQGRRESDNVEDRRNDASGPGMSMGGGGFRIPRGKGGLVLLVVVIVASYYGVDLTSFLSGEPQVSQQSSQQRTISPKDDEAAKFTSVILATTEDTWGEIFQKMGRTYQQPKLVMYRGATRTGCGTGQSVMGPFYCPADSTVYIDLSFYDDMRNKLGAGGDFAQGYVIAHEVGHHVQKLLGIEPKVRQLQQNASQAEGNRLSVKMELQADCFAGVWGNSMQKQQVLDSGDLKEALNAAEAIGDDRLQQQSQGRVVPDSFTHGTSEQRYTWFKRGFDGGDPSQCNTFGNALR